The proteins below are encoded in one region of Methanofollis aquaemaris:
- a CDS encoding EVE domain-containing protein has product MTRWLAISNRENSEITIKKHIWGVPKRYVNTISKTKPGDTLLVYVGQQVIDKDTTLPPAITGCFEITSAVYEDKKPIFTAPPKLGAEVFPLRIRLKKMQVFDPPMEFKPLIPDLKFITNKTQWSGHIRGQAMRKIPEEDYAYIMKAAQTPRD; this is encoded by the coding sequence ATGACCCGCTGGCTCGCCATCTCCAACCGTGAGAACTCCGAAATCACAATAAAAAAACATATCTGGGGCGTCCCGAAGAGATACGTCAACACGATCAGCAAGACAAAACCCGGTGACACTCTCCTCGTCTATGTCGGGCAGCAGGTGATCGACAAGGACACCACCCTCCCGCCGGCGATCACCGGGTGCTTTGAGATCACCTCTGCCGTCTACGAGGATAAGAAGCCGATCTTCACCGCCCCGCCCAAACTCGGGGCCGAAGTCTTCCCTCTTCGGATCAGATTGAAGAAAATGCAGGTCTTTGACCCGCCGATGGAGTTCAAGCCCTTGATCCCGGATCTGAAGTTCATCACGAACAAGACGCAGTGGTCAGGGCACATCAGGGGGCAGGCGATGCGGAAGATCCCGGAGGAGGACTACGCGTACATTATGAAGGCGGCACAGACGCCGCGGGACTGA
- a CDS encoding type I restriction-modification system subunit M yields the protein MAIITFEEMKKKSWEAADILRGSISSTDYKDYILGMLFLKRLSDVFEEEAERIEREIGDHDLAWNDPDEHQYYLPEGCRWKDIQKLTDEIGDDLNKIAQKIEDQNSVMEKVLGNIDFNSYKLGDVKQRDTNLSALIKNFSAIPMRDADLESPDMLGDVYMYLIERFADDAGKKGGEFFTPYQVAALMARILEPKEEMRIHDPCCGSGGAVIQCARLVKEEGGNPANLTLTGQEKNIGTWGLCKMNMLLHGYIDADIRAGDTIRAPQFLLDDHLMQFDRVISNPPFSLDKWGQDTAKKDPFGRFGYGVPPKSKGDWAFVLHMINVLNETGKLAVIVPHGVLFRGGAEGKIRTDVLKDDLVEAVIGLAPNLFFGTSIPAGILVINKDKPAERQGKVLFIEASAEFQEGKNQNCLRQKDIEKIVQVYREYQDVEKFCRVVPMGEIAENDYNLNITRYVDTTPEEEPVDVVAVARELHGLRELRAGIEVEMDRYLEELGYTGRSA from the coding sequence ATGGCGATTATTACGTTTGAAGAAATGAAGAAGAAGAGTTGGGAGGCAGCAGACATTCTCCGCGGCTCGATTAGTTCGACTGATTACAAGGACTATATCCTGGGGATGCTCTTCCTCAAACGACTTTCCGACGTGTTTGAAGAAGAGGCGGAACGGATCGAGCGGGAGATCGGCGATCACGATCTTGCCTGGAACGATCCCGACGAACACCAGTACTATCTCCCCGAAGGGTGCCGGTGGAAAGACATCCAGAAATTGACCGACGAGATCGGGGACGATTTGAACAAGATCGCACAGAAGATCGAGGACCAGAACTCAGTAATGGAAAAAGTCCTTGGGAATATTGATTTTAATTCGTACAAACTCGGGGACGTCAAGCAGCGGGACACCAACCTCTCCGCCCTCATCAAGAACTTTTCTGCCATCCCGATGAGGGACGCTGACCTTGAAAGTCCGGACATGCTTGGTGATGTGTACATGTACCTCATTGAGCGGTTTGCCGACGACGCCGGGAAGAAGGGGGGAGAGTTTTTTACGCCCTATCAGGTCGCGGCTCTAATGGCTCGGATCCTTGAACCAAAAGAGGAGATGCGCATTCATGATCCCTGCTGCGGTTCGGGTGGTGCCGTGATCCAGTGCGCAAGGCTTGTGAAGGAGGAAGGAGGCAACCCGGCAAACCTCACCCTGACCGGGCAGGAGAAGAACATCGGGACCTGGGGCCTCTGCAAGATGAATATGCTCCTCCACGGCTACATAGACGCCGACATCAGGGCCGGGGACACGATCCGGGCGCCGCAGTTTCTGCTTGACGACCATCTTATGCAGTTCGACCGGGTGATCAGCAACCCGCCCTTCTCACTTGACAAGTGGGGCCAGGATACAGCAAAAAAAGATCCGTTCGGCCGGTTCGGGTACGGCGTACCTCCAAAATCAAAGGGAGACTGGGCCTTTGTGCTCCATATGATCAATGTCCTCAATGAGACCGGGAAACTCGCGGTCATCGTGCCGCACGGCGTGCTCTTCCGTGGCGGGGCCGAGGGGAAGATCCGGACGGATGTCCTCAAGGACGACCTGGTGGAGGCAGTGATCGGGCTTGCGCCGAACCTCTTCTTCGGCACGTCGATCCCGGCCGGGATCCTGGTCATCAACAAGGACAAGCCTGCCGAGCGGCAGGGGAAGGTCCTCTTCATCGAGGCTTCGGCCGAGTTCCAGGAAGGGAAGAACCAGAACTGTCTGCGCCAGAAAGACATCGAGAAGATCGTGCAGGTCTACCGCGAGTACCAGGACGTGGAAAAGTTCTGTCGGGTCGTTCCGATGGGGGAGATCGCGGAGAACGACTACAACCTGAACATCACCCGGTACGTGGATACGACGCCCGAGGAGGAGCCTGTCGATGTGGTGGCGGTGGCGCGGGAACTGCACGGCCTGCGCGAGCTCCGCGCCGGGATCGAGGTGGAGATGGACCGGTACCTGGAGGAACTGGGTTATACGGGGCGTTCGGCGTGA
- a CDS encoding DUF5655 domain-containing protein — MGDIRIFRIDAPQAEELKGTSVALEKSLQTYMEQNLDSLLGVTFLATEYTTGKTHGGRIDTLGIDENGFPVIIEYKRALNENVINQGLYYLDWLLDHKAEFELLYLKTLGKRGDEIIDWTGPRLLCIAGDFTKYDVHAVQQINRNVELIRYRKFEKSLLLLELVNATAQNGDTVPAPVVPAPVPRKKVGGNKTFSESLELSNVDLKDRYEALKAFTLALGDDVQVKVTKLYAAFRRIKNFTCVEIRPQSNTVLLYLRLNPDDIRLEEGFTRDVKNIGHWAPGDLEIAIRSDADLERAKDLIVKSYEEN, encoded by the coding sequence ATGGGAGACATCCGCATCTTTCGCATCGACGCCCCGCAGGCTGAGGAGTTGAAGGGCACGTCCGTCGCCCTGGAGAAGTCCCTCCAGACCTATATGGAACAGAACCTCGACTCCCTCCTCGGCGTCACCTTCCTGGCCACCGAATACACCACCGGAAAGACCCATGGCGGACGGATCGACACGCTGGGCATCGATGAGAACGGGTTCCCGGTCATCATCGAATACAAACGGGCGCTCAACGAGAATGTCATCAACCAGGGCCTCTATTATCTCGACTGGCTCCTCGACCACAAGGCCGAATTCGAACTTCTCTACCTGAAAACACTTGGAAAAAGAGGCGACGAGATCATCGACTGGACCGGGCCGAGGCTCCTCTGTATTGCCGGCGACTTCACGAAATACGACGTCCATGCCGTCCAGCAGATCAACCGGAATGTGGAGTTGATCCGGTACAGGAAATTCGAAAAATCCCTCCTTCTTCTCGAACTGGTGAACGCAACGGCCCAGAACGGAGATACTGTTCCCGCACCAGTTGTTCCCGCGCCAGTCCCCAGAAAAAAAGTGGGTGGCAATAAAACATTCAGTGAATCTCTCGAACTCTCGAATGTTGATCTGAAGGATCGATATGAGGCGTTGAAGGCATTCACCCTTGCCCTTGGCGACGACGTCCAGGTGAAGGTCACGAAACTCTATGCAGCATTCCGGCGGATCAAAAATTTCACCTGTGTCGAGATCCGGCCGCAGTCGAACACGGTGCTCCTCTACCTCCGTCTCAACCCAGATGACATTCGCCTGGAAGAGGGGTTCACCAGGGACGTGAAGAATATCGGCCACTGGGCTCCCGGAGATCTGGAGATTGCGATCCGGTCTGATGCCGATCTGGAACGGGCAAAGGATCTCATCGTGAAGAGTTATGAGGAGAACTAG
- a CDS encoding restriction endonuclease subunit S, producing MHPLHKDSIPQKPLKDLLNKKVTGLSSYYLKPEENDPTVEIPLINLGDLVDGIIDTETVKTTPVRKTGKLEKDTLLSGDVVLTLRGPPFRAAVGGDDVVGAALNATLVGLRCSELMRPEILAAWFNSSAGQRALTRRAGGSTLMSISLDELVQIEIPIPPMAQQDLMSKYLALTSEYSRILRREQKLQDSIVNSMMNSL from the coding sequence ATGCATCCCCTCCACAAGGATTCCATACCTCAAAAGCCCCTCAAAGACCTCCTGAATAAGAAGGTCACAGGCCTGTCGTCGTACTATCTGAAGCCAGAGGAAAACGACCCCACCGTCGAGATCCCTCTCATCAATCTCGGGGATCTCGTCGACGGTATCATCGACACCGAGACAGTCAAGACCACCCCGGTTCGGAAAACCGGGAAACTGGAGAAAGATACCCTCCTCTCAGGCGATGTTGTCCTTACCCTCCGTGGCCCGCCCTTCCGTGCAGCGGTTGGCGGCGATGATGTTGTCGGTGCGGCACTCAATGCAACCCTTGTGGGGCTACGGTGCTCGGAACTGATGCGGCCGGAGATCCTCGCGGCCTGGTTCAACAGTTCTGCAGGCCAGCGTGCCCTCACCAGACGGGCCGGCGGGTCTACTCTGATGAGTATCTCCCTTGATGAACTGGTACAGATCGAGATCCCTATCCCCCCTATGGCACAGCAGGACCTCATGAGCAAATATCTGGCATTGACATCTGAATATTCCAGGATCCTGAGAAGAGAACAGAAACTCCAGGATTCTATCGTTAACTCGATGATGAACTCTCTTTAA
- a CDS encoding sacsin N-terminal ATP-binding-like domain-containing protein — protein sequence MANKIFPPYFEKISQNASQIWEKLEADEQIAAPWWQLFKQIQSPRHVLSELLQNADDAGARSAEVRIEEGTFIFEHDGEDFNEDQFASLCRFGFSNKRNLHTIGFRGIGFKSTFSLGDIVDLLTPSISVRYYSRRFTEPVWINNAPSTPRTRISIRLRDEHVLQEIQKSLEEWANSRLSLLFFQNVGSLTISGKEITRTVIGEGPVKGSERIRLSSGDEKEIIHITSPLEEFPAEAIEEIQRERMAGDQEFSLPPCKVEIVVGVPGPQNLYVVLPTDKETRMPFSVNAPFVQDPARMGIKDPSISPTNRWLLERVGRLVAESMSEWLGNEQCDLSERAEAYRLLPAHREWVNGCDVIICSVISEYLERSPILLASDGSLVKTCFVPPYPLYEIWDPENIAIFAGKDYTAILSRTIRSDYRERLEKWGLLAINNDSEIVEWFKTHTVPRPAEDDQIVLLWAYVIRYYRGYYPDKLDIIPVGGLDRLYPPNRVVRVGDSIRGLSEDDTEFLSNYLHFIDQSFIRKVTEQLKNPKADNNWAISEVLSREKLEKDSSEKVLIERAYDGLLKDRKNLIRFALVTGFLNTDVPKGFFYVTQDGRIHQVEDDLALDPQGYLAEILPEDYRTSHILHEDYLAGLDPDKRRKWIGWAQSTKSGLKSFVGIEEKSKTIYGKTRFLESLKALGGREPGEKEYPIQRKVFIFTDYDFRPDVLDQIERFCESLSEDKKPLAWFKILDLIASDPMRSWKNQLHATFSQQGRSHDHPLPCGNLPASWIRRLAKIRCLQDTDDIPREPHELLMRNVQTEALMGVEPFVRHEYDTKELHDLLLALGVRNTPGSPNSVLDRIKIFSGHDDPPEYELIKLYERLDRLLKYCTPDEVGHVQRYFGEHRMIFTRERTWAYPHEVFRTIPCAEMPGIFVVLPALRDLPLWSRIGVAHEPTIDILIGQLDNLESGSSVEAADRNRIRMILSRAPHRVWNETGHWLSLDAIWKPVSAFSYFLSKNLAGGVDALFPQVKGITADMRMVDNQDITTLISASELKDLQSALSLRVSNLVEDGPSEGDRPWMTTLGKLLKRVTYENTDEEQEIQGMGVRLSETVWKPVSDIRVMPYLCGSPAGREQTPEVFWDDRVLYLCKLSPGRLLRVVPTELRKACSVQAVADAIVYCYDRDPVIVSEYCEANFTLLPEAREPLISQPPVPAGGKTALDPQEGILHLAPVQSANSGCFSAETEEQEVTLEPELQTAPIADKHPSHTPSLATGGGDRPQRCSLIEIFAEQYHYQRAQSNGHFTHSDGSWIQRCDGPFQWEILSSDGNVLGRLWIEDGILRRGIEMPAEVWGMIEKDPKKSAVLFRAEDDGVDVISGTALLTGIKHKDLDLLLAKYRLRRINE from the coding sequence ATGGCGAATAAAATATTTCCTCCCTATTTTGAGAAGATAAGCCAGAACGCTTCTCAAATCTGGGAAAAATTGGAAGCAGATGAGCAAATTGCTGCTCCATGGTGGCAGTTGTTCAAGCAGATACAGAGTCCACGTCATGTTCTCTCCGAACTGCTCCAGAACGCTGATGATGCTGGCGCACGATCTGCTGAGGTCAGGATCGAAGAGGGTACGTTTATTTTTGAGCATGATGGGGAGGATTTCAACGAAGATCAATTTGCGTCGCTGTGCCGATTTGGATTCTCAAATAAACGCAATCTCCATACGATAGGGTTCAGAGGTATCGGGTTTAAATCGACGTTTAGCTTGGGAGATATAGTCGATCTTCTCACCCCTAGTATTTCTGTGCGGTATTATAGCCGTCGGTTTACTGAACCGGTCTGGATTAATAATGCTCCTTCTACACCCAGAACACGTATTTCTATACGATTACGGGATGAGCATGTTCTCCAGGAGATTCAGAAGTCACTTGAGGAGTGGGCAAATAGCAGGTTATCACTTCTATTCTTCCAGAATGTCGGTAGTTTAACTATTTCTGGCAAAGAGATTACCCGCACGGTCATCGGAGAGGGACCGGTGAAGGGTTCAGAAAGGATACGTTTGTCCAGCGGTGATGAAAAAGAGATTATTCATATTACCTCGCCACTTGAAGAATTTCCTGCTGAGGCCATCGAAGAGATCCAGCGGGAGCGCATGGCAGGCGATCAAGAATTTTCCCTCCCGCCATGCAAAGTCGAGATCGTAGTGGGGGTTCCCGGCCCGCAGAACCTGTATGTCGTTCTTCCAACCGATAAAGAGACCAGAATGCCATTCTCCGTGAACGCCCCATTTGTCCAGGACCCGGCAAGGATGGGGATCAAGGATCCGTCGATATCCCCTACAAACCGCTGGCTTCTGGAGCGTGTCGGGCGCCTTGTAGCAGAAAGTATGAGCGAATGGCTTGGGAATGAACAGTGCGATCTCTCAGAGCGTGCCGAGGCGTACCGCCTCCTTCCTGCTCATCGCGAATGGGTCAATGGTTGTGATGTTATTATATGTTCAGTCATTTCCGAATATCTTGAAAGATCCCCCATTCTCCTCGCTTCAGACGGATCTCTTGTGAAAACGTGTTTCGTTCCTCCATATCCACTCTACGAAATCTGGGATCCTGAAAACATAGCGATTTTTGCAGGAAAGGATTACACAGCAATATTATCCCGTACAATTCGTTCAGACTATCGTGAGCGCCTTGAAAAATGGGGCCTTCTCGCCATCAACAACGACTCAGAGATTGTTGAATGGTTTAAGACGCATACGGTCCCACGGCCTGCTGAAGATGATCAGATAGTCCTACTCTGGGCATATGTGATAAGGTATTACCGCGGTTATTACCCGGATAAATTAGACATTATACCTGTAGGGGGCTTGGATCGTCTCTATCCTCCAAACAGGGTCGTTCGAGTCGGTGATTCGATCAGAGGTCTTTCTGAAGATGATACCGAATTTTTGTCGAACTATCTCCATTTCATCGATCAGTCATTTATTCGTAAAGTGACGGAGCAGTTGAAAAATCCCAAGGCAGACAATAATTGGGCAATATCTGAAGTGCTTTCAAGAGAAAAGTTGGAGAAAGATTCTTCAGAAAAGGTTCTTATCGAACGTGCGTATGATGGGCTTTTAAAGGATCGTAAAAATCTCATTCGCTTTGCTTTGGTCACCGGTTTTCTGAACACAGATGTGCCAAAAGGTTTTTTTTACGTCACTCAGGACGGGAGGATTCATCAGGTTGAAGATGATCTTGCGCTCGATCCCCAGGGGTATCTGGCAGAGATTCTTCCTGAGGACTATAGAACATCACATATCCTCCATGAAGATTACCTTGCCGGTCTGGATCCCGATAAGAGGAGAAAGTGGATTGGATGGGCACAATCAACAAAGAGCGGGTTAAAATCATTTGTGGGCATTGAAGAAAAAAGCAAAACAATCTATGGTAAAACCAGATTCCTGGAATCACTAAAAGCCCTGGGAGGTAGAGAACCAGGAGAAAAAGAATATCCGATCCAGAGAAAGGTCTTTATCTTCACGGATTATGATTTCAGGCCAGATGTTTTAGATCAGATTGAACGGTTCTGTGAAAGTCTATCTGAGGATAAAAAACCTTTAGCCTGGTTCAAGATTTTGGACCTGATCGCATCGGATCCCATGCGGTCATGGAAAAACCAGTTGCACGCGACTTTTTCTCAGCAGGGAAGGAGCCATGATCACCCTCTTCCCTGTGGAAACCTCCCGGCTTCGTGGATCAGGCGGTTAGCAAAAATTCGGTGTCTTCAGGACACCGATGACATTCCTCGTGAACCGCACGAACTGTTGATGAGGAATGTTCAGACAGAGGCCCTGATGGGTGTTGAACCGTTTGTCCGCCACGAATATGACACCAAAGAGCTTCATGATCTTTTACTCGCTCTTGGCGTCAGGAATACGCCGGGAAGCCCGAATTCAGTTCTCGATCGGATTAAGATCTTTTCTGGCCATGATGACCCGCCGGAGTATGAACTTATAAAATTGTACGAACGGCTGGACAGACTGCTGAAATATTGCACACCCGATGAGGTGGGGCACGTTCAGCGTTACTTTGGAGAACACCGGATGATCTTCACGCGGGAAAGAACGTGGGCTTACCCCCACGAAGTGTTCCGTACCATTCCCTGCGCTGAGATGCCGGGTATTTTCGTAGTGCTTCCAGCACTTCGGGATCTTCCACTCTGGAGCCGCATTGGCGTCGCCCATGAACCGACCATCGATATTCTCATTGGACAGTTAGATAATCTGGAATCGGGATCTTCTGTAGAGGCAGCAGACCGGAATCGTATCAGAATGATCCTCTCCCGCGCTCCCCACCGTGTCTGGAATGAGACCGGACACTGGTTGAGTCTTGATGCAATCTGGAAGCCTGTTTCGGCCTTTTCGTATTTCCTCTCCAAGAACTTGGCCGGAGGTGTTGACGCCCTGTTCCCGCAGGTAAAGGGGATCACCGCCGATATGAGGATGGTCGACAATCAGGATATTACTACTCTGATTTCTGCTTCTGAACTGAAAGATCTTCAATCGGCGCTCTCTCTCCGGGTGTCCAACCTTGTGGAGGACGGCCCCTCAGAGGGGGACAGGCCATGGATGACGACTCTTGGGAAACTGCTAAAACGTGTCACGTATGAAAATACCGACGAAGAGCAGGAAATCCAGGGGATGGGGGTTAGGTTATCGGAGACGGTCTGGAAACCAGTCTCTGATATCCGGGTGATGCCCTATCTATGTGGGAGTCCGGCGGGGAGGGAACAAACACCTGAGGTGTTCTGGGATGACCGGGTGTTGTACCTCTGTAAACTGTCGCCAGGGCGTCTCCTGAGAGTCGTGCCAACCGAACTGAGAAAGGCATGCTCTGTTCAGGCCGTGGCCGATGCGATCGTCTATTGCTATGATCGTGATCCAGTGATCGTATCTGAATACTGCGAGGCGAATTTTACCCTTCTGCCAGAGGCTCGGGAACCTCTTATCTCTCAACCGCCTGTTCCCGCCGGTGGTAAAACCGCTTTAGATCCTCAAGAGGGAATACTGCATCTCGCTCCTGTACAGAGCGCCAATTCAGGTTGTTTCAGTGCTGAAACAGAGGAGCAGGAAGTAACGCTAGAGCCAGAACTTCAAACAGCACCGATCGCCGATAAACATCCATCCCATACACCCTCCCTCGCTACAGGGGGTGGAGATCGGCCACAGCGCTGCTCACTCATCGAAATTTTTGCAGAACAATATCATTACCAGCGGGCCCAGTCGAACGGCCATTTCACTCATTCAGATGGTTCATGGATCCAGAGATGTGATGGGCCTTTCCAGTGGGAAATCTTATCCTCGGATGGCAATGTTCTCGGAAGGCTCTGGATAGAAGATGGAATATTGAGAAGAGGGATAGAGATGCCCGCGGAGGTGTGGGGAATGATCGAAAAGGATCCGAAGAAATCCGCCGTGTTGTTCCGGGCAGAGGATGATGGTGTGGACGTGATATCAGGTACGGCGCTGCTTACCGGGATCAAACACAAAGATTTAGATTTACTCTTGGCAAAGTATCGTTTACGGAGAATTAACGAATGA
- a CDS encoding virulence RhuM family protein, which produces MSGEMPGPIEGSSEFLLYQTEGGETRVQVRLFEGTVWLTQRLISELYQKSVKTINEHIKNIYEEGELDPQATIRKFRIVQQEGDRRVERLVDFYNLDMILAVGYRVRSHRGTQFRQWATKQLREYVVKGFVLDDERLKEAGGIGADYFDELLERIRDIRASERRFYQKITDIYATSVDYDSKHPMTIEFFKTVQNKMHWAIHGHTAAETIFLRADGSKPHMGLTTWKSGPGGRIQKADVGVAKNYLTEEEISNLNLIVNQYLDFAEFQARQRREMRMEDWIKKLDGFLRLNDRKVLRNAGKVSAEKAKRKAQQEFERYEAQRRIREASEPTSDFDLMVDEVRYLSEGRGEDEH; this is translated from the coding sequence GTGAGTGGGGAGATGCCGGGACCGATCGAAGGGTCGTCCGAATTTTTACTCTATCAGACCGAAGGGGGAGAGACCCGCGTACAGGTCCGTCTTTTTGAAGGGACGGTCTGGCTGACGCAGCGGTTGATTTCTGAGTTGTACCAGAAGTCGGTCAAGACGATCAACGAGCATATCAAGAACATCTACGAGGAGGGAGAACTCGACCCCCAGGCAACTATCCGGAAATTCCGGATAGTTCAACAGGAGGGTGACCGCCGGGTCGAGCGGTTGGTGGACTTCTACAACCTCGACATGATCCTCGCTGTGGGCTATCGGGTGCGGTCGCACCGGGGAACTCAGTTCAGGCAGTGGGCGACGAAGCAGTTGCGGGAATATGTGGTGAAGGGTTTTGTCCTGGACGACGAGCGCTTGAAAGAGGCCGGCGGGATCGGGGCGGACTACTTCGACGAACTCCTGGAGCGGATTCGCGACATCAGGGCGTCGGAACGGCGGTTCTACCAGAAGATCACCGATATCTATGCGACGAGCGTCGACTACGATTCAAAGCATCCGATGACGATTGAGTTCTTCAAGACGGTGCAGAACAAGATGCACTGGGCGATCCATGGACATACGGCGGCGGAGACGATCTTCCTCCGGGCCGATGGGAGCAAGCCGCACATGGGGCTGACGACCTGGAAAAGTGGTCCAGGAGGAAGGATCCAGAAGGCCGATGTGGGTGTGGCGAAGAACTACCTGACGGAGGAAGAGATCTCGAACCTGAACCTGATCGTGAACCAGTATCTCGACTTCGCCGAGTTCCAGGCCCGCCAACGGCGGGAGATGAGGATGGAGGACTGGATCAAGAAACTCGACGGGTTCTTACGGTTGAATGACCGGAAGGTGCTCAGGAACGCGGGCAAGGTCTCGGCAGAGAAGGCGAAGCGGAAGGCGCAGCAGGAGTTTGAGCGCTACGAGGCACAACGCCGGATCAGGGAGGCGAGCGAACCGACGAGCGACTTTGACCTGATGGTCGATGAGGTCAGGTATCTCTCTGAGGGGAGGGGTGAAGATGAACACTGA
- a CDS encoding DUF1156 domain-containing protein, producing MNKGPAREESIRHGHPSTLHLWWARRPV from the coding sequence ATCAACAAGGGGCCGGCGCGCGAGGAATCGATCCGCCATGGCCATCCGTCGACGCTCCACCTTTGGTGGGCCCGCCGGCCTGTGTGA
- a CDS encoding TATA-box-binding protein yields MKITNIVCSGDLNQPVPFQRLPELLPESYKYDPEMYHGAYILLSVGKVTIYQSGKYILVGLKSLDDVERSYREFLILISPIIDPTPVSPPRVQNIVGMDDFQMEISLTKLVVAFQMEHVEYEPEQFPGVIYRGEGGTALILSSGKMILTGFRDLDSMEAFAADLRETIKAIA; encoded by the coding sequence ATGAAGATTACCAATATCGTCTGTTCCGGCGACCTCAATCAACCTGTCCCGTTCCAGCGGTTGCCTGAACTCCTTCCTGAGTCCTACAAATACGACCCCGAGATGTACCACGGCGCTTACATCCTTCTCTCTGTAGGGAAGGTCACCATCTACCAGAGCGGGAAATATATCTTGGTTGGTCTGAAGTCTCTCGACGATGTCGAGCGATCTTATCGGGAGTTCCTCATCCTCATCTCCCCCATCATTGACCCCACTCCGGTGTCACCACCACGGGTCCAGAACATCGTCGGCATGGATGATTTTCAGATGGAGATCTCATTGACCAAACTCGTCGTCGCCTTTCAGATGGAGCATGTGGAGTACGAACCCGAACAGTTCCCTGGCGTGATCTATCGCGGTGAGGGAGGGACCGCCCTCATCCTCTCGTCCGGGAAGATGATACTTACGGGGTTCAGGGACCTCGATTCGATGGAGGCCTTCGCGGCTGACCTGAGGGAGACGATCAAGGCAATCGCATAA